The Devosia sp. YIM 151766 genome includes a region encoding these proteins:
- the rpoB gene encoding DNA-directed RNA polymerase subunit beta produces the protein MATTFNGRRKVRKSFGSIREVTEMPNLIEVQKASYDQFLLVDEPKGGRSDEGLQSVFRSVFPITDFSNTASLEFVRYEFEQPKYDIDECRARDMTFAAPLKVTLRLIVFEVDEETGARSVKDIKEQDVYMGDMPFMTPNGTFIVNGTERVIVSQMHRSPGVFFDHDKGKTHSSGKLLFAARIIPYRGSWLDIEFDAKDIVFARIDRRRKIPVTSLLKALGMDAEEILATYYNTLQYEKSDKGWRVPYDAEKWKGAKPSYDLIDATTGDVVHEGGKKLSARQAKKLAENGLTHLLAVDEDLYGMYIAEDLVNLQTGEVYAEAGDEIDEKTLATLMELGFDELPILDIDHISIGAYLRNTLAVDKNESREDALFDIYRVMRPGEPPTVDTAEAMFNSLFFDSERYDLSAVGRVKMNMRLGLEAPDTVRTLRKEDIVEVVRTLVDLRDGRGEIDDIDNLGNRRVRSVGELMENSYRLGLLRMERAIKERMSSVEIDTVMPQDLINAKPAAAAVREFFGSSQLSQFMDQTNPLSEITHKRRLSALGPGGLTRERAGFEVRDVHPTHYGRICPIETPEGPNIGLINSLSTFARVNKYGFIETPYRKIVDGKLTEDVVYLSAMEEAKHFVAQANVQFNKDGTLQDDLVVARHAGDNGLTPKENVDLMDVSPKQMVSVAASLIPFLENDDANRALMGSNMQRQAVPLLRAEAPYVGTGMEAVVARDSGAAIVAKRTGVVDQVDATRIVIRATEETDASKSGVDIYNLMKFQRSNQSTCINQRPLVVVGDHINSGDIIADGPSTELGDLALGRNVLVAFMPWNGYNFEDSILLSEKIAMQDVFTSIHIEEYEVMARDTKLGPEEITRDIPNVSEEALKSLDEAGIVHIGAEVMPGDILVGKITPKGESPMTPEEKLLRAIFGEKASDVRDTSLRVPPGDAGTVVEVRVFNRHGIDKDERAMAIEREEIERLAKDRDDEQSILDRNVYARLKEMLFGKAATAGPKGYVVGTKLNDSIFEGQPRSKWWQFAVEDDKVMTEMEALHAQYEESRRLLEQRFIDKVDKLQRGDELPPGVMKMVKVFIATKRKIQPGDKMAGRHGNKGVVSRIVPVEDMPYLEDGTSVDIVLNPLGVPSRMNVGQILETHLGWACAGMGKKIDEMVRAYHAKGDLKPLRLEIGELFANDESITQLDDDGLVRLGEHLSKGVPIATPVFDGAKEADIVELLERAGLQSSGQSTVYDGRTGEQFDRQVTVGYIYMLKLDHLVDNKIHARSIGPYSLVTQQPLGGKAQFGGQRFGEMEVWALEAYGAAYTLQEMLTIKSDDVAGRTKVYEAIVRGDDTFEAGIPESFNVLVKEIRSLGLNVELENRELAAPANEAEGELAPPQEAAE, from the coding sequence GTCCAGAAGGCGTCTTACGATCAGTTCCTGCTGGTCGACGAGCCCAAGGGCGGTCGTTCGGACGAGGGCTTGCAGTCCGTCTTCCGCTCGGTCTTCCCGATCACCGATTTCTCCAATACCGCCTCGCTGGAATTCGTGCGCTACGAGTTCGAACAGCCCAAATATGACATCGACGAGTGCCGTGCGCGCGATATGACTTTCGCTGCCCCGCTCAAGGTGACGCTGCGGCTGATCGTGTTCGAAGTGGACGAGGAAACCGGCGCCCGCTCGGTCAAGGACATCAAGGAGCAGGACGTCTATATGGGCGACATGCCCTTCATGACGCCGAACGGCACCTTCATCGTCAACGGCACCGAGCGTGTCATCGTTTCGCAGATGCACCGCTCGCCGGGCGTGTTCTTCGACCACGACAAGGGCAAGACCCATTCCTCGGGCAAACTGCTGTTTGCCGCCCGCATCATTCCCTATCGCGGTTCCTGGCTCGACATCGAGTTCGACGCCAAGGACATTGTCTTTGCGCGCATCGACCGCCGCCGCAAGATTCCGGTGACCTCGCTGCTCAAGGCGCTCGGCATGGATGCCGAGGAAATCCTCGCGACCTATTACAACACGCTGCAATACGAAAAGTCCGACAAGGGCTGGCGCGTTCCTTACGATGCCGAGAAGTGGAAGGGCGCCAAGCCCAGCTATGATCTGATCGACGCCACGACCGGCGACGTCGTGCACGAGGGCGGCAAGAAGCTTTCGGCCCGCCAGGCCAAGAAGCTCGCCGAGAACGGCCTCACCCATCTGCTGGCCGTCGATGAAGACCTTTACGGCATGTATATCGCCGAGGACCTGGTCAATCTGCAGACCGGTGAGGTCTATGCCGAGGCCGGCGACGAGATCGACGAGAAGACGCTCGCCACCCTGATGGAGCTCGGCTTCGACGAATTGCCGATCCTCGATATCGATCACATCAGCATCGGCGCCTATCTGCGCAATACGCTGGCCGTGGACAAGAACGAGTCCCGCGAGGACGCGCTGTTCGATATCTACCGCGTGATGCGTCCGGGCGAGCCGCCGACCGTCGACACGGCCGAAGCCATGTTCAACTCGCTGTTCTTCGACAGCGAGCGCTATGACCTGTCCGCCGTCGGCCGCGTCAAGATGAACATGCGCCTGGGGCTGGAAGCGCCCGATACCGTGCGCACGCTGCGCAAGGAAGACATTGTCGAAGTCGTTCGCACCCTGGTCGACCTGCGCGATGGCCGCGGCGAAATCGACGATATCGACAATCTCGGCAACCGCCGCGTCCGTTCGGTCGGCGAGCTGATGGAGAACTCCTACCGCCTTGGCCTGCTCCGCATGGAGCGCGCCATCAAGGAGCGCATGAGCTCGGTCGAAATCGACACAGTGATGCCGCAGGACCTGATCAACGCCAAGCCCGCGGCTGCCGCGGTGCGCGAGTTCTTCGGCTCCAGCCAGCTCAGCCAGTTCATGGACCAGACCAATCCGCTGTCGGAAATCACCCATAAGCGCCGGCTTTCGGCGCTTGGGCCGGGCGGGCTCACCCGCGAGCGCGCCGGCTTCGAAGTCCGCGACGTGCATCCGACCCATTATGGCCGCATCTGCCCGATCGAGACGCCGGAAGGGCCCAATATCGGCCTGATCAACTCGCTCTCGACCTTTGCCCGCGTCAACAAGTACGGTTTCATCGAAACCCCGTACCGCAAGATCGTCGACGGCAAGCTGACCGAGGACGTGGTCTATCTCTCCGCCATGGAAGAGGCCAAGCACTTCGTCGCCCAGGCCAATGTGCAGTTCAACAAGGACGGCACGCTGCAGGACGATCTGGTCGTGGCGCGCCATGCCGGCGACAACGGCCTGACGCCCAAGGAAAACGTCGACCTGATGGACGTTTCGCCCAAGCAGATGGTGTCCGTTGCCGCCTCGCTGATCCCATTCCTTGAAAACGACGACGCCAACCGCGCCCTGATGGGCTCGAACATGCAGCGTCAGGCCGTGCCGCTGCTGCGGGCCGAGGCGCCTTATGTCGGCACCGGCATGGAAGCGGTCGTAGCCCGCGATTCCGGCGCCGCCATCGTGGCCAAGCGCACCGGTGTCGTGGACCAGGTGGACGCTACCCGTATCGTCATTCGCGCCACGGAAGAAACCGACGCCTCGAAGTCGGGCGTCGACATCTACAATCTGATGAAGTTCCAGCGCTCGAACCAGTCGACCTGCATCAACCAGCGGCCGCTGGTGGTGGTGGGCGACCACATCAATTCCGGCGACATCATCGCCGATGGGCCCTCGACCGAACTGGGCGACCTCGCTCTCGGCCGCAACGTGCTCGTCGCCTTCATGCCCTGGAACGGCTACAACTTCGAAGACTCCATCCTGCTCTCCGAGAAGATCGCGATGCAGGACGTGTTCACCTCGATCCATATCGAGGAATATGAAGTCATGGCCCGCGACACCAAGCTTGGCCCCGAGGAAATCACCCGCGATATTCCGAACGTCTCGGAAGAAGCGCTGAAGAGCCTCGACGAAGCCGGTATCGTTCATATCGGCGCCGAAGTCATGCCGGGCGACATCCTGGTCGGCAAGATCACTCCCAAGGGCGAAAGCCCGATGACGCCGGAAGAAAAGCTCCTCCGCGCCATTTTCGGTGAAAAGGCTTCGGACGTTCGCGATACCTCGCTGCGCGTGCCCCCGGGCGATGCGGGCACGGTCGTGGAGGTGCGGGTCTTCAATCGTCATGGCATCGACAAGGACGAGCGCGCCATGGCCATCGAGCGCGAGGAAATCGAACGCCTCGCCAAGGACCGCGACGACGAGCAGTCGATCCTCGACCGCAACGTCTATGCCCGCCTCAAGGAAATGCTGTTCGGCAAGGCCGCCACGGCGGGTCCGAAGGGCTATGTGGTCGGCACCAAGCTCAATGATTCCATCTTCGAGGGCCAGCCGCGTTCGAAGTGGTGGCAGTTCGCGGTCGAAGACGACAAGGTCATGACCGAGATGGAAGCCCTCCACGCCCAATACGAGGAGAGCCGCCGTCTGCTCGAGCAGCGCTTCATCGACAAGGTCGACAAGTTGCAGCGCGGCGACGAACTCCCCCCGGGCGTGATGAAGATGGTCAAGGTCTTCATCGCCACCAAGCGCAAGATCCAGCCGGGTGACAAGATGGCCGGCCGTCACGGTAACAAGGGTGTGGTTTCCCGCATCGTGCCCGTCGAAGACATGCCGTATCTCGAAGACGGTACTTCGGTGGACATCGTGCTGAACCCGCTCGGCGTGCCGTCGCGCATGAACGTTGGCCAGATCCTCGAGACCCATCTGGGCTGGGCCTGTGCCGGCATGGGCAAGAAGATTGACGAGATGGTCCGCGCCTATCATGCCAAGGGCGACCTGAAGCCGCTGCGTCTCGAAATCGGCGAGCTCTTCGCCAATGACGAGTCGATCACCCAACTCGACGATGACGGTCTGGTCCGCCTGGGCGAGCATTTGTCCAAGGGTGTGCCGATCGCCACTCCGGTGTTCGATGGCGCCAAGGAAGCCGATATCGTCGAGCTTCTGGAGCGGGCAGGACTTCAGTCCTCGGGCCAGTCGACCGTCTATGACGGGCGCACGGGCGAGCAGTTCGACCGTCAGGTGACGGTGGGCTATATCTATATGCTCAAGCTGGACCACCTGGTGGACAACAAAATCCACGCGCGTTCCATCGGCCCCTATTCGCTCGTCACGCAGCAGCCGCTGGGTGGCAAGGCGCAGTTCGGCGGTCAGCGCTTCGGCGAAATGGAAGTGTGGGCACTCGAAGCCTATGGCGCCGCCTATACGCTGCAGGAAATGCTCACCATCAAGTCGGACGACGTGGCCGGCCGCACCAAGGTCTACGAGGCCATCGTGCGTGGCGACGACACCTTCGAAGCGGGTATCCCGGAAAGCTTCAACGTCCTGGTCAAGGAAATCCGTTCGCTCGGTCTCAATGTCGAACTTGAGAACCGCGAGCTGGCGGCTCCGGCCAATGAAGCCGAGGGCGAACTCGCGCCTCCTCAGGAAGCGGCGGAATAA